From Sporosarcina sp. Te-1, the proteins below share one genomic window:
- a CDS encoding exosporium glycoprotein BclB-related protein: MTTLVGGLAGTAGLIGFGSSAPTLSALGTSIDLTGTVAGPLLNFAYSMPRAGTITSISAYFSVTAGVSLALGSIRVRAQLYQSTTPNNIFTPIPGAFVELSPPISGTVSLGNISNGITSNLNIGVTAQTRLLLVFSATSNGVSVATTLNGYASAGMGIN, translated from the coding sequence TTGACTACGCTCGTAGGCGGCTTAGCTGGAACTGCTGGTTTAATCGGTTTTGGAAGTTCTGCTCCCACTTTGAGTGCGTTAGGTACATCAATCGATCTGACCGGAACCGTAGCCGGTCCATTGCTCAACTTTGCGTATTCCATGCCTAGAGCAGGCACCATCACATCAATCTCTGCCTATTTCAGTGTCACAGCTGGCGTTTCTCTGGCACTCGGATCGATCCGAGTGCGGGCGCAACTCTATCAATCTACAACCCCCAACAATATTTTCACTCCAATTCCAGGCGCTTTTGTCGAGCTGTCGCCGCCCATATCTGGAACTGTTTCACTCGGAAATATTTCCAACGGAATAACCTCCAATTTAAATATTGGGGTGACCGCTCAGACTAGATTATTGTTGGTATTTTCAGCCACCTCAAATGGTGTTTCTGTAGCTACCACATTAAACGGCTACGCTAGCGCAGGCATGGGAATCAACTGA
- a CDS encoding NEAT domain-containing protein — protein sequence MKKNLLMLLTVILVLFTAVPALPSSAAEVTVQEKQEYALQFKVLQQEANEESAAGKYVQNPAQVKVEDGKTVVYMTLLSSQYWQSLKIQDGKDFVDATLVSEDEKAQTRLVKFELKDADSVLNAKIHIIVTGIPGLGEYDHVYDIRFQFDGSNVPADKEETDESTEEEGTETPGTPAATLENGDYTIDFKVLHEEEDKDSSMARYMEMPATLTVKDGKQVVSVKLTNNEQITEFQVEQDGTYVDATVDNVNEEENSRTVSFEVADLSTIMNAKVTVFVAAANHTGHYTVRLAFDKDSVKSVTNEEQPEEQPEEQPGEEVVPVVFKDIEQSWAKPYIEALTAKGIVKGKTEDTFAPNDNMTRGQFALVIARALDLPKQDAEGMFSDVTKEMTGIVQEVEAASRAGIIKGYDGKFNPNDEITRQQMVTMIIRAIEYKDASIVKDVPSDVTFADAAQINDYATESVALAAGLGIIEGNNVKGKKLFQPKMSATRAHAVKMVYNMFEAIK from the coding sequence ATGAAGAAAAATCTATTGATGTTATTAACAGTAATTCTCGTACTATTCACAGCAGTCCCAGCACTTCCATCATCAGCTGCAGAAGTGACTGTTCAAGAAAAACAGGAATACGCACTTCAGTTTAAGGTACTTCAACAAGAGGCAAACGAAGAATCGGCAGCTGGAAAATATGTACAGAATCCGGCACAAGTTAAAGTGGAAGATGGCAAGACTGTTGTGTACATGACGTTACTTAGCAGCCAATATTGGCAGTCTTTGAAAATCCAAGATGGCAAGGACTTTGTAGATGCAACGCTTGTAAGTGAAGATGAAAAAGCACAAACAAGACTCGTTAAATTTGAGTTGAAAGATGCGGACAGCGTACTGAACGCAAAAATCCATATTATTGTAACTGGAATCCCTGGCTTAGGCGAATATGATCATGTATACGACATCCGTTTCCAATTCGATGGAAGCAATGTTCCTGCTGATAAAGAGGAAACAGACGAGTCGACAGAGGAAGAGGGAACTGAGACACCTGGAACTCCGGCAGCAACGCTTGAAAACGGTGATTATACAATCGATTTTAAAGTATTGCATGAAGAAGAGGACAAAGACTCATCCATGGCAAGGTACATGGAAATGCCTGCAACATTGACAGTTAAAGACGGCAAACAGGTTGTTTCTGTCAAATTGACAAACAATGAGCAGATCACTGAATTCCAAGTGGAGCAGGACGGTACATACGTCGATGCGACAGTTGACAATGTGAATGAAGAAGAAAACAGCCGCACAGTTTCATTCGAAGTGGCTGACCTTTCGACAATCATGAATGCGAAAGTGACAGTTTTTGTAGCGGCAGCGAATCATACGGGCCATTACACAGTACGCCTTGCATTCGATAAAGACAGCGTAAAATCGGTCACAAATGAAGAACAGCCAGAAGAACAACCGGAAGAACAACCTGGTGAAGAGGTTGTCCCAGTTGTTTTCAAGGATATCGAGCAATCATGGGCAAAACCTTACATCGAAGCACTTACTGCAAAAGGTATCGTCAAAGGGAAAACAGAAGATACATTTGCACCGAACGACAATATGACGCGAGGTCAATTTGCTTTAGTTATTGCACGTGCACTAGATCTTCCAAAACAAGACGCTGAAGGAATGTTCTCCGATGTCACGAAAGAAATGACAGGTATTGTACAAGAAGTGGAAGCGGCAAGCCGAGCAGGCATCATTAAAGGATACGACGGAAAATTCAATCCGAACGATGAAATTACACGCCAACAAATGGTGACGATGATCATCCGTGCAATTGAATATAAAGATGCTTCTATAGTAAAAGACGTTCCATCCGATGTTACATTTGCAGATGCGGCGCAAATCAATGACTACGCAACAGAATCGGTTGCACTTGCTGCAGGTCTAGGCATCATTGAAGGTAACAATGTAAAAGGGAAGAAACTGTTTCAACCGAAAATGAGCGCGACTCGTGCCCATGCGGTAAAAATGGTATACAACATGTTTGAAGCAATCAAATAA
- a CDS encoding NEAT domain-containing protein, with protein MAHVKTIKGWAVVLLFFVFGAIHETEAAAAILSDGTYSIDYELLQGDNDSVSIANDYFEKPALLKVEDGELLMQLTVNHSKWVKELQAQDGNEFVHTKVVKEDVEDDTRVVEFKVENDLTVPFPLKMHVAIEDMEPAYDHSYTVRTAIKLETANGVGAGWVDSPSVEGSSNTILYIGIALVVFAAILAVVRVKRSKK; from the coding sequence TTGGCTCATGTCAAGACGATAAAGGGATGGGCTGTTGTGTTGCTGTTTTTCGTCTTTGGAGCAATACATGAAACGGAAGCTGCCGCTGCTATACTGTCTGATGGTACTTATTCCATCGACTATGAATTATTGCAGGGTGATAATGATTCTGTCTCCATAGCTAATGATTATTTTGAAAAGCCCGCCTTGTTGAAAGTGGAGGACGGCGAGTTGCTCATGCAGTTGACCGTCAATCATAGCAAGTGGGTGAAAGAGCTGCAGGCACAAGATGGCAATGAGTTTGTCCACACGAAAGTTGTCAAAGAAGATGTAGAAGATGACACACGTGTCGTTGAATTCAAGGTGGAAAATGATTTGACTGTGCCATTTCCGCTGAAAATGCATGTCGCTATCGAGGATATGGAGCCGGCTTACGATCACTCCTACACCGTCCGTACTGCCATTAAGTTGGAAACAGCTAACGGTGTAGGAGCAGGATGGGTCGACTCGCCGTCCGTAGAAGGAAGCAGCAATACAATTTTGTACATTGGGATCGCGCTAGTCGTATTTGCTGCCATTCTAGCGGTCGTACGGGTGAAGCGTTCCAAAAAATAA
- a CDS encoding glycosyltransferase family 2 protein, whose amino-acid sequence MSMPSELSLCMIVRDEEEVLERCLRSVHDLVDEIIIVDTGSTDRTKQIAKSFTDSIFDFEWIDDFASARNYSFLQATKEYILWLDADDVLLESDRKAFRELKEQLDGTIDRVTMPYHLTTDQSGNVSYSLRRNRIVRKDAGFQWFGKVHEYLEVRGAGLDSHVAITHRSEKPPSSRNLQIYLGMQAKQEPFTLRDTLYFANELMYNDWKKEAITQFEKFLSSGDGWTEDKITACLHVANCYKGVDEPKRLSYLFKTFQYDLPRAEACNEIGQFFIEHGELEQAVFWLELIYTLQQPETMGIVNQSTWTWIPCIQLTFCYDSLGQFDKAYQQHKKAKKLVPTHPSVLFNDVYFTQRMSE is encoded by the coding sequence ATGAGTATGCCTAGCGAGTTGAGCCTCTGTATGATTGTACGCGATGAAGAAGAGGTACTCGAAAGATGCTTGCGTTCGGTCCATGACCTTGTCGATGAAATCATAATTGTCGATACAGGTTCAACCGATCGTACAAAGCAGATTGCAAAATCCTTTACGGATTCTATATTCGATTTTGAATGGATAGATGACTTTGCGTCGGCCCGAAATTATTCCTTTTTGCAAGCAACAAAGGAATATATTTTGTGGCTGGATGCGGATGATGTGCTACTGGAATCGGACCGAAAAGCATTTAGGGAACTGAAGGAACAATTGGACGGAACAATCGATAGAGTAACGATGCCCTACCATCTGACAACAGACCAAAGTGGGAATGTTTCCTATAGTTTACGGCGCAACCGGATAGTAAGAAAAGACGCCGGTTTTCAATGGTTTGGTAAAGTGCATGAATACCTGGAGGTCCGCGGTGCCGGACTGGACAGCCACGTAGCGATCACACACAGGAGCGAGAAACCCCCGTCATCCCGGAACTTGCAAATCTATTTAGGGATGCAGGCAAAGCAGGAACCTTTCACTCTGAGAGATACATTGTACTTCGCCAATGAATTGATGTACAACGACTGGAAAAAAGAAGCTATTACCCAATTTGAAAAGTTCCTAAGCAGTGGAGATGGATGGACGGAAGATAAAATTACGGCATGTCTGCATGTAGCAAATTGCTATAAAGGAGTAGATGAACCGAAACGCTTATCTTATTTATTCAAAACGTTCCAGTATGATTTACCTAGAGCAGAAGCTTGCAATGAGATTGGTCAATTTTTCATCGAGCATGGTGAGCTGGAACAAGCCGTATTTTGGCTTGAATTGATTTACACACTGCAACAACCTGAAACGATGGGGATTGTGAACCAATCCACATGGACTTGGATTCCCTGCATCCAGCTCACTTTTTGCTATGACAGTCTCGGACAGTTTGATAAAGCCTATCAACAGCATAAGAAAGCGAAAAAACTCGTTCCAACCCATCCAAGCGTCCTATTCAATGATGTGTATTTCACGCAACGAATGTCAGAATAA
- a CDS encoding methyl-accepting chemotaxis protein — translation MKFKHISTKILFGFCIVIALLIAYGVYNFTINNEASKKVDEIVNQQVQLLIADEKMSGSMSGRISAAQGYMLTGNATYRDLFEEYTAMGKESEQIVRSINDSEEFDQLIKKTVDWREYIVTNVFEEYDKGNKDEAYNNLLSVSKDISEIKGGYEELAKNREKVMQDLGSTVIKSSKSSTIVGAVGSALIILISIFIALFTARSISKPVIEVSKRMRIIADGDIGQEPLATNARDEVGQLVTAMNDMNGKVYTIIKQINEVANTVASHSEELTQSANEVKAGSSQVALTMQELAVGSETQANNASDLAVMMEMFSGKVKTAERNGETVQTHSDAVRTMTTEGQDMMNSSNEQMEKINSIVRQSVEQVEGLAVRTGEISKLVTVIHDIAEQTNLLALNAAIEAARAGEQGRGFAVVADEVRTLAEQVALSVSDISGIVGSIQQETKVVTAALADGYKEVETGSEQIKVTGTTFSKISEAVSQMSDNISTVSMNLNDIAESTGKINMKIDEIASVSEEAAAGVEETSASVQQTASSMEEVASSSDELARLSEELNGLVRQFKL, via the coding sequence ATGAAGTTCAAACACATTTCCACAAAAATACTATTTGGATTTTGCATTGTGATTGCACTACTGATTGCCTACGGCGTTTATAATTTTACAATAAACAACGAGGCAAGTAAGAAAGTAGACGAGATTGTAAATCAGCAAGTCCAACTTTTGATTGCTGACGAAAAAATGTCCGGTTCCATGTCGGGTCGCATATCCGCTGCACAAGGATACATGTTGACAGGAAACGCGACATATCGAGACTTATTTGAAGAATATACAGCGATGGGGAAAGAGAGCGAACAGATTGTCCGTTCAATTAATGATTCTGAGGAATTTGATCAGTTAATCAAAAAAACGGTTGATTGGCGTGAATACATAGTGACCAACGTATTTGAAGAATACGACAAAGGGAACAAAGATGAGGCATATAACAATTTACTATCTGTTAGTAAAGACATCTCAGAGATAAAAGGCGGCTATGAAGAGCTTGCAAAAAATAGGGAAAAGGTGATGCAAGATCTTGGAAGCACAGTTATTAAAAGTAGTAAATCCTCTACTATAGTTGGTGCTGTAGGGTCGGCTCTTATCATCTTAATTTCAATTTTCATCGCCCTTTTCACGGCACGAAGCATTTCCAAACCGGTTATCGAAGTATCGAAACGGATGCGGATAATCGCAGACGGTGATATTGGGCAAGAGCCTCTTGCTACAAATGCACGAGATGAAGTGGGGCAGCTAGTTACAGCTATGAATGATATGAACGGAAAAGTTTATACCATTATTAAGCAAATTAACGAAGTGGCCAATACAGTCGCATCCCATAGCGAAGAATTGACACAATCCGCAAACGAAGTGAAAGCAGGGTCTTCTCAAGTCGCATTGACAATGCAGGAATTAGCAGTTGGTTCCGAGACACAGGCTAACAACGCGAGCGATCTGGCCGTCATGATGGAAATGTTCTCAGGAAAAGTGAAAACAGCCGAGAGAAATGGAGAAACGGTGCAGACTCACTCGGATGCTGTGCGGACAATGACAACAGAAGGCCAGGACATGATGAATTCTTCTAATGAACAAATGGAAAAAATCAACTCCATCGTTCGTCAATCGGTGGAGCAAGTGGAAGGATTAGCAGTCCGAACGGGGGAAATTTCGAAATTAGTAACAGTCATCCATGACATTGCTGAACAGACGAATTTATTGGCACTCAACGCAGCAATCGAAGCCGCCCGTGCGGGAGAACAAGGTCGTGGATTTGCAGTCGTTGCGGATGAAGTTCGGACATTGGCCGAACAAGTTGCCCTTTCCGTTTCAGATATCTCTGGTATCGTCGGCAGCATTCAACAGGAAACTAAAGTGGTGACAGCCGCCTTGGCTGACGGCTATAAAGAAGTAGAAACGGGATCTGAGCAGATTAAGGTGACCGGAACGACATTTAGCAAAATTAGCGAAGCCGTCTCCCAAATGAGTGATAATATTTCGACCGTCAGCATGAATTTAAACGATATTGCCGAAAGCACAGGCAAAATCAACATGAAAATTGATGAAATCGCCTCGGTTTCTGAAGAAGCGGCAGCTGGGGTTGAAGAAACCTCCGCATCAGTGCAACAGACAGCGAGCTCGATGGAAGAAGTGGCATCCAGTTCAGATGAATTAGCAAGGCTATCCGAAGAATTAAACGGCCTTGTCAGACAGTTCAAGCTCTAA
- a CDS encoding ABC transporter permease, with protein sequence MKENRINRQLLMLSKEYPQANFTWILTLLISLVFLLNSFSFKTGEIKPYVFALFGTYLITALLQLFIAWKIKRDYLLHGDIQKGTRRLGYIQLLSLVTGNVFTAAFALHLISERKTPEYTFAVYMVLTQLFVIAISAFNLFKPYVADSFPMAMLVLLIVLAFQVAVFVIVAKTMRESQLPKWIELFAILTALTAITGNLFALLLGGSLLLKARSTDSSRIAKWDSIWEKITRNTMAVFGMFFIILMLTISVVSRFTFDYDLAVENDYGNILQPPSLVYPFGTDNFGRDVFSRIIFGARISLLVGFASTVIPAVIGGCLGGIAGYYSNRTDNWIMRLLDVLYAIPGILLAIAIIAAFGANTVNLIIALSLGSIPTYARTMRANVLMVSNYDFVDSARALGASDFSIIFKQIIPNSLAPMIVKATLTIGGAVIATSSLSYLGLGVEPHIPEWGNILRVGSTYLESNSYLAIFPGLAIILLVLSFNFLGDGLRDALDPRLD encoded by the coding sequence ATGAAGGAGAATCGGATCAACCGACAGTTATTGATGTTGTCAAAGGAATATCCACAAGCGAATTTCACATGGATTCTTACCTTACTGATTTCACTGGTGTTTCTATTGAACAGCTTCTCGTTCAAGACAGGTGAAATCAAACCGTATGTATTCGCCTTGTTTGGCACTTATTTGATCACAGCTTTATTGCAGTTATTCATCGCTTGGAAAATAAAAAGAGATTACCTGCTTCACGGGGACATCCAGAAAGGAACCCGGAGACTCGGCTATATCCAATTGTTGAGTTTAGTAACAGGCAATGTGTTTACTGCCGCCTTTGCGCTTCATTTAATAAGTGAGCGTAAGACACCGGAGTACACATTTGCTGTTTATATGGTGCTTACTCAACTGTTTGTCATAGCAATCTCCGCGTTCAACCTATTCAAACCGTACGTTGCCGACTCATTTCCTATGGCGATGCTCGTTTTGCTGATCGTTTTGGCGTTTCAAGTGGCTGTTTTCGTTATCGTGGCGAAAACAATGCGAGAAAGCCAATTACCTAAATGGATCGAGCTCTTTGCCATTCTTACTGCGCTGACAGCCATCACGGGCAATCTCTTCGCACTGCTGCTGGGAGGCAGTTTATTGTTGAAAGCAAGGAGTACAGATAGTTCGCGCATTGCGAAGTGGGATTCGATATGGGAAAAAATTACCCGCAATACGATGGCCGTGTTCGGGATGTTCTTCATTATTCTCATGCTGACAATCTCAGTCGTCAGTCGATTTACATTTGATTACGACCTTGCCGTAGAGAATGATTACGGCAACATTTTACAACCACCGAGCCTGGTCTATCCGTTCGGCACGGATAATTTTGGCCGCGATGTATTTTCAAGGATCATTTTTGGGGCGAGAATCTCCTTGCTCGTTGGATTTGCGTCCACGGTTATTCCGGCTGTCATCGGCGGCTGCTTGGGCGGCATTGCCGGCTATTACAGCAATCGAACCGATAATTGGATCATGCGGCTGCTCGATGTGCTCTATGCCATTCCGGGAATTTTGCTCGCTATTGCGATCATTGCTGCATTTGGAGCGAATACCGTGAACTTGATCATCGCGCTCAGTCTTGGCTCCATACCGACGTATGCACGGACTATGCGGGCGAATGTTCTGATGGTATCCAATTATGATTTTGTTGATTCGGCACGGGCTCTGGGGGCATCAGATTTCTCCATTATTTTTAAGCAGATTATACCGAATTCATTAGCGCCCATGATCGTAAAGGCAACGCTTACGATTGGCGGGGCGGTCATTGCCACGAGCAGTCTGAGTTATTTAGGACTCGGCGTGGAACCTCATATTCCAGAATGGGGGAACATTTTACGGGTAGGGAGTACGTATTTGGAATCGAACTCCTATTTAGCGATTTTTCCAGGTCTCGCGATTATTTTGCTCGTCCTTTCGTTCAACTTTTTAGGGGATGGATTACGGGATGCGCTAGACCCGCGTCTTGATTAA
- a CDS encoding ABC transporter substrate-binding protein — protein sequence MGKKLLALTLALVVVLAGCVKTKTDVSKEAETDSKGNGPSEKVQIELLGTSSGEEDMNIVRDQLIKNGFDVKLNIQPDYGSFKAQRDAGNFDIALSSWTTVTGNPDYAVRSLFKSDGDNSNIQDDEVDKLIEKASTETPDEYKGTYKELEQHIVGEKAYIAPLYISYKAQGVNKDILNPDTVRLAKSRAIAWETIDFNDASKRTTDPLITQQAIGSLTSLDPIKGNDGSINTLNTNMYVRLVNLTDDDQVVSDGSLSYNYAIADGNSDYYFLLRDDINFAKVENGKAVDTGERVGAEDAVFSLNRAKDKDSVPDHRTYSLHESMDNVEIVTDLSVLENAKQSGGESSIREALEQGLEAKIGELVEDKTKADNSSGKYQVIKVTTKEPFPQVLNYLAHQSAGIVSKKQVESINTYDVASFNPDKDIAYGDQRTVTEGATYNNHLYASGPYILVTKNDYQAEFAKNPAYRVGSEFEPNIERVTVRFIEDSDSALSALRNGEIHLFNGVPETKYDLVENDEKLVLQKNDSNAVAYLLFNNDSDRAVAKSENLRKAVLYSINQEEFLNFYQGNKKKAYSTVSPLVDTGNELTADATKVKEWLTSYRAE from the coding sequence ATGGGAAAAAAATTATTGGCGCTAACACTCGCTCTTGTAGTCGTATTGGCAGGCTGCGTGAAAACGAAGACAGATGTTTCAAAAGAAGCTGAGACTGACAGCAAAGGCAATGGCCCAAGCGAAAAAGTACAGATCGAATTGCTTGGAACAAGTAGCGGCGAAGAAGACATGAATATTGTGAGGGACCAACTGATCAAAAACGGTTTTGATGTCAAATTAAATATCCAGCCGGATTATGGCAGCTTTAAAGCACAGCGGGATGCCGGGAATTTTGATATCGCCCTTTCCAGCTGGACGACAGTCACCGGGAATCCGGATTATGCTGTTCGTTCTCTATTTAAGTCAGATGGAGACAATAGCAATATTCAAGATGATGAAGTGGATAAGTTGATTGAAAAGGCCAGCACCGAAACGCCTGATGAATATAAAGGGACGTATAAAGAGCTTGAACAGCACATCGTTGGTGAGAAGGCATACATTGCACCGCTCTATATTTCCTATAAAGCGCAAGGAGTCAATAAGGATATATTGAACCCAGATACGGTACGATTAGCAAAATCGCGGGCGATCGCATGGGAGACGATCGACTTCAACGACGCTTCAAAGCGCACGACTGATCCGTTAATTACGCAACAAGCGATTGGATCATTGACTTCACTCGATCCGATTAAGGGGAATGACGGCTCCATCAACACATTGAACACAAATATGTATGTGCGACTAGTGAACTTGACGGATGATGATCAAGTCGTTTCTGACGGATCTCTTTCTTATAACTATGCGATTGCAGATGGGAATTCAGACTACTATTTCCTTCTTCGGGACGACATCAATTTCGCAAAAGTAGAAAATGGGAAAGCAGTAGATACTGGCGAGCGTGTCGGTGCGGAGGATGCAGTATTTTCATTAAACCGGGCAAAAGACAAAGATTCGGTTCCGGATCATCGTACCTACAGCTTGCATGAAAGCATGGATAATGTGGAAATTGTGACAGACCTATCCGTACTCGAAAATGCAAAGCAATCAGGCGGTGAGAGTTCCATCCGGGAAGCATTGGAGCAAGGGCTTGAAGCGAAAATCGGGGAATTAGTGGAAGACAAAACAAAAGCGGATAACAGCTCGGGCAAATACCAAGTTATCAAAGTGACGACAAAAGAGCCGTTCCCGCAGGTGCTGAATTATTTGGCGCATCAGTCTGCCGGCATCGTTTCAAAAAAACAAGTGGAAAGCATCAACACGTATGATGTAGCGTCATTCAATCCTGATAAAGACATCGCGTATGGCGATCAACGGACCGTAACGGAAGGGGCAACGTACAACAATCATCTGTACGCAAGCGGCCCTTACATTCTCGTTACGAAAAACGATTACCAAGCCGAGTTTGCAAAAAATCCAGCGTATCGCGTGGGAAGTGAATTTGAGCCGAATATCGAACGGGTGACAGTCCGTTTCATTGAAGACTCAGACAGTGCATTATCCGCGTTGCGTAATGGCGAGATTCATCTCTTTAACGGGGTGCCAGAAACAAAATATGATTTAGTGGAGAACGATGAAAAGTTAGTCTTGCAAAAGAACGACAGCAATGCGGTCGCTTATCTTTTATTCAATAATGATTCGGACCGGGCCGTTGCAAAGAGTGAAAACTTGCGGAAGGCGGTTCTCTATTCAATCAATCAAGAGGAATTCTTGAATTTCTATCAAGGGAATAAGAAAAAAGCGTATTCGACTGTTAGCCCGCTAGTTGATACAGGCAATGAATTAACGGCAGATGCAACGAAAGTAAAAGAATGGTTAACGAGTTATCGAGCTGAATAA
- a CDS encoding amidohydrolase family protein: MVKTIVKNGLLIDGTGSEPKEGQIVVIEDNRIEFIGKEEDFQAKGDETVIDAQGGTILPGFIDTHVHMMLEYSPIAERLATPFSFMYYQAAQYLKTTLHAGITSVRDALGTDLGVKKAIEEGLIPGPRLQLSINALTITGGHGDGYTVSGNVVDLLPSDYPGMPSGVCDGVEEVRKKTREMLRAGAEVIKVHATGGVLSATDHPEFTQFSLEELKVIVEEGKFRKGIKVMAHAQGAEGIKNAVRAGIHSIEHGIFIDDEAIELMLENGTYLVPTLLAPVAVLETAKETGMPETAVQKSREVIDAHVESFRKAHQAGVKIAMGTDAGVMKHGTNLRELGLMADAGMSPMETIVASTKTAAECLGWEDRLGTLEAGKLADLIIVKGNPLDDIHSLADNDVIQVVVKDGKVEKDIR, encoded by the coding sequence ATGGTGAAAACAATCGTAAAAAATGGTCTATTAATTGATGGTACAGGCAGTGAACCAAAGGAAGGACAAATTGTTGTCATCGAAGACAATCGAATCGAGTTTATCGGGAAGGAAGAAGACTTTCAGGCAAAAGGCGATGAGACAGTCATCGATGCACAGGGAGGCACGATTCTGCCGGGGTTCATTGACACGCATGTCCATATGATGCTTGAATATTCACCGATCGCAGAGCGGCTTGCCACGCCATTCTCGTTCATGTATTACCAAGCAGCCCAATACTTGAAGACAACGCTCCATGCCGGAATCACTTCTGTTCGGGATGCACTTGGAACAGATTTAGGCGTGAAGAAGGCGATTGAAGAAGGATTGATCCCTGGTCCTCGTCTCCAATTGAGCATAAATGCGCTTACGATCACAGGTGGGCATGGAGATGGCTACACGGTTTCCGGAAATGTGGTCGACCTGCTTCCATCCGATTATCCAGGTATGCCAAGCGGGGTTTGCGATGGGGTCGAGGAAGTACGCAAGAAGACACGTGAAATGCTGCGGGCCGGCGCTGAAGTCATTAAAGTCCATGCGACGGGCGGCGTGTTGAGTGCTACCGATCACCCTGAATTCACCCAGTTTTCTTTGGAGGAATTGAAGGTCATCGTCGAAGAAGGCAAATTCCGTAAAGGGATAAAAGTAATGGCCCATGCGCAAGGCGCTGAGGGAATCAAAAACGCAGTGCGCGCCGGCATTCACTCGATTGAACACGGGATTTTCATTGACGACGAAGCAATTGAACTGATGCTTGAAAACGGAACCTATCTTGTGCCGACACTGCTGGCTCCTGTTGCCGTTCTGGAAACTGCCAAGGAAACTGGCATGCCGGAAACAGCTGTACAAAAATCAAGAGAAGTCATTGATGCCCATGTTGAGAGCTTTAGAAAGGCACATCAGGCAGGAGTCAAAATTGCCATGGGTACAGATGCGGGCGTTATGAAGCATGGTACCAACCTACGTGAACTCGGCTTAATGGCCGATGCAGGCATGAGCCCGATGGAAACGATTGTCGCTTCCACTAAAACTGCCGCAGAATGTCTCGGCTGGGAAGACCGTCTCGGCACATTGGAAGCCGGCAAACTGGCTGACCTGATCATCGTCAAAGGCAATCCACTGGATGATATCCACTCTCTTGCGGATAACGATGTGATCCAGGTTGTTGTGAAGGATGGTAAAGTAGAGAAAGATATCCGATAA